Genomic DNA from Luteolibacter arcticus:
ATGGCTCGGCGCGTCGCCCTGCAGGCCGAAGTTTTCCTGCGTCGGCACGATGCCGTTGCCGAAGCACATCATCCAGAAGCGGTTCACCGCCACGCGCGAGACCAGCGGATTGGCAGGGTCGGTCATCCAGTTCGCAAGGCCGAGGCGGTTCTTGGGGGCATCCGCCGGGAAAGGCATCACCGCGGACGGTGGCGATGGCTGCACCGGCTTGGTGAGATCGGGAGAAGCGTAGTCGCCGCGGGTGAGTATGTAGTGCTGCTTCGGCACCGGGCTTTCCTCCATCACCATGATCAGCGGGATGTGATCGAGGTAGTTGTCGTGGAGGTTCTTTCTCGCCGCGGTCACAGCCGTCCGCGCGGCGGCCATCTCGGGATCGACATGGCGGAGGTAGTAGTCGCGGAGGCCGTCCTTGGCCGCGGCATTGCCGGTCCTCGCCGCCTCGGCGATCTTGTCGGGAGAGCCACTCGAGAGCGCGGCGACTTCCATTGCCACGAGTTCGTCGCGGAAGACCGAAAGCTCGTCGATCTGCCCTTGGGCGAATCCGCGGTCGTCGCGCGGCCGGGCCCCGAGACGGAATTCACCCGCGGTGATGTTCTTGTCCAACTGGTCGGTCACGACCGCGGTGACGGCCGGCTTGCCGTCGAAGTACATCTTCAATCCGCCAGCTCGCGAAGTCCCATCGTAGGTCACCGTCACCTGCACCCACTTGCCGACCGGGAATGGCTCGCTCGTTTCGATCGACGCGGCGCAACCCGGCCACAGGTGGATGCAACTCCAGCGCAGCTTGCCCTTCTCTAACAGCAGCTCGAATCCCGACGCGTCCGCAACCTGGGAAAACATCGCCGGACCGCTTTGCAGGATCACCGCCCGATCCTTCGCATCCGGGCTGAAGATCTTCAGCGACACCGAAAGCGGATCGTGCCGGGTCACTCCGGCGATTCCCTTGAGATGCAATTCCGTATCGCCATCAAACTCCACGGCATCGCCGGGCACGTTCTTCAACTGTCCGCCGGAGACCGCGGCAGGCTGGCCGTTGGGAACGAGGTTTGCGAGCGGTGCCGCCGCATCCAGCGGATAGTGGCCGGCGCGCGGCGTGAGCGAAATCGTGGGCTTCGCAGCGAACCACGCTTCAAAGGCAGCTTCGCGGCTGGCGGGCAGTTCACGGAGATGCTTCTCCGCCGCCTCCAGCGCAGCGCGACGCTTCGCGATCTCCGGCCCGTGCTCCGGCTTCTGCAGCCGCATCGATGGCTCGGGAGCGCTGGTCGAGAGGGAGAATGGATAAAGCCCGTTCTCGTCGATCTGCCCGAACATCGACGCCATGCTGTAATAGTCGCTCTGCGGCAGCGGGTCGTACTTGTGGTCGTGGCACTTGGAGCACTCCATCGTCAGCCCGAGGAAGGCGGTGCCGAAGGTGTGCACACGGTCCGACACGTTCTCCTGGCGGAACTCCGCTTCGATCGATCCGCCTTCCTGCGTCTGGCGGTGCAGGCGATTGAACATCGTGGCCAGCTTCTGCTCCTGGGTCGCATCCGGCAGCAGGTCGCCGGCGACCTGCCAGCTTGCAAACTTGTCGTAGGACAGGTTCGAGTTGAACGCGCCGATCACCCAATCCCGCCACGGCCACACGAAGCAAT
This window encodes:
- a CDS encoding DUF1553 domain-containing protein, yielding MKRLLSFLLISAASASEEPLSYAFDVRPILSDRCFGCHGPDGDKGREAGLRLDTFEGATTKLDSGERAIVPGDLKASAMVARIRSHDPEEIMPPAKLNRPLTDAERDILVRWIEQGAAYERHWAFVAPKKHEPPAVKDSAWSKDDIDRFVLGKLEKEKLSPNPEADRATLLRRASLTLTGLPPSPEQLQAYIEDASPDAYEKQVDALLASPRYGERMAQDWLDVARFADTYGYQSDANCFVWPWRDWVIGAFNSNLSYDKFASWQVAGDLLPDATQEQKLATMFNRLHRQTQEGGSIEAEFRQENVSDRVHTFGTAFLGLTMECSKCHDHKYDPLPQSDYYSMASMFGQIDENGLYPFSLSTSAPEPSMRLQKPEHGPEIAKRRAALEAAEKHLRELPASREAAFEAWFAAKPTISLTPRAGHYPLDAAAPLANLVPNGQPAAVSGGQLKNVPGDAVEFDGDTELHLKGIAGVTRHDPLSVSLKIFSPDAKDRAVILQSGPAMFSQVADASGFELLLEKGKLRWSCIHLWPGCAASIETSEPFPVGKWVQVTVTYDGTSRAGGLKMYFDGKPAVTAVVTDQLDKNITAGEFRLGARPRDDRGFAQGQIDELSVFRDELVAMEVAALSSGSPDKIAEAARTGNAAAKDGLRDYYLRHVDPEMAAARTAVTAARKNLHDNYLDHIPLIMVMEESPVPKQHYILTRGDYASPDLTKPVQPSPPSAVMPFPADAPKNRLGLANWMTDPANPLVSRVAVNRFWMMCFGNGIVPTQENFGLQGDAPSHAQLLDTLSYDFVASGWDVKKLLKRIVMSSTFRQSSSNTAEKLERDPANRLLARGPAYRLSGEAIRDQALFAAGLLVEKVGGPSVKPWQPPGVWSEAGASGGDYVPDKGEGLYRRTLYTFRKRTAPPPMLTTLDAGSREICQARRLTTNTPLQPLIFLNDQSFFECARKLAERCVAQAPGDAAAQCDRAFAILACRAPRPAERAAIAELHAAQRATYEKDRAAALSVAGKDDPSLAALVVVCSTLLTSDAVITNR